Proteins encoded in a region of the Triticum dicoccoides isolate Atlit2015 ecotype Zavitan chromosome 3A, WEW_v2.0, whole genome shotgun sequence genome:
- the LOC119267466 gene encoding probable serine/threonine-protein kinase PBL18: MDTETSWVRRTKFSHTVYTRVSSHGVHVAPLGRDVEQRLQRFVSMSKCVTMPIDRGNDETVAALKHTASLPSLRASLQPNEKKASKQNLSLEIPLSPPAKSEKSKAPRARSLVKSPSSMMLLSYLNNAHTSQGSNLHQKANGSPHKLRSKSPLPSVVPSDTFREARASSQRFTSPPPKRVGSDKSVYGKSLGREGCDMGPSPDWCSTPVVSDKHNSQKDSSWTRRYFDNGGRRRVSAVETVRSRTVSMAQAVQSTVDWELDPTKLLVGHRFASGAHSRLYKGLYDNKPVALKFIRRPKPDAGGIIAAKLDKQYNTEINALSHLHHKNVIKLVAAHRCGPVYYIITELLPGGSLRSYLHNPEHHPLPLERTISIALEIARGLEYIHSQGIVHRDIKPENILFDEKFEVKIADFGIACEETLCDLLVDDEGTYRWMAPEMLKRKPYNRKVDVYSFGLLLWEMVTGRIPFENLSPVQVAYAVANNNKKVMEPQDYCPAVVRPLIEECCALQPEKRPDLWQIVKTLEKIQSVMSQGGCLDALRSSDHKKGLKHWIQKLKPSHSA, translated from the exons TTCAGAGGTTTGTGAGCATGAGTAAGTGTGTGACGATGCCCATTGATCGAGGCAATGATGAAACAGTGGCTGCGCTGAAGCATACTGCTAGTTTGCCATCACTTCGAGCCTCACTTCAGCCTAATGAGAAGAAGGCCAGCAAGCAGAATTTGAGTTTGGAGATTCCTTTGAGCCCTCCGGCAAAGTCTGAGAAATCCAAGGCCCCAAGGGCGAGGAGCCTGGTCAAGAGCCCAAGCTCGATGATGCTCCTTAGCTACTTAAATAATGCACACACAAGTCAGGGCTCCAACCTTCATCAAAAGGCTAATGGATCTCCTCACAAGCTGAGATCCAAGTCCCCTCTTCCCAGCGTAGTGCCTTCAGATACATTCAGGGAAGCGAGGGCCAGCAGTCAGAGGTTCACAAGCCCTCCCCCGAAGCGTGTGGGATCTGATAAAAGCGTCTATGGCAAATCGTTGGGCAGGGAAGGGTGTGATATGGGTCCAAGCCCTGATTGGTGTTCGACTCCGGTGGTCTCTGATAAGCACAATTCTCAGAAGGATAGCTCATGGACCAGAAGATACTTTGACAAtgggggaaggaggagggttagTGCAGTAGAGACTGTGAGGAGCCGTACGGTTAGCATGGCTCAAGCGGTGCAATCTACAGTTGATTGGGAACTTGATCCAACCAAGCTGCTTGTTGGCCATAGGTTTGCTTCTGGGGCACATAGCCGGCTATACAAAGGACTTTACGACAATAAGCCGGTTGCCCTTAAATTTATCCGCCGGCCTAAGCCTGACGCTGGTGGGATAATAGCTGCAAAGCTTGACAAACAATATAACACTGAGATCAATGCATTGTCTCATCTGCATCATAAGAATGTGATCAAG CTTGTAGCGGCTCATAGATGTGGACCGGTTTATTACATTATTACGGAGCTTCTTCCTGGAGGTTCCTTGAGGTCATACCTGCACAACCCAGAGCACCACCCCCTCCCTCTGGAGAGGACCATATCCATCGCTCTGGAGATTGCCCGCGGGTTGGAGTACATCCACTCTCAGGGAATTGTCCACCGCGACATTAAGCCCGAGAACATCCTTTTTGATGAGAAGTTCGAGGTGAAGATTGCTGATTTCGGCATTGCCTGCGAGGAAACGTTATGTGATCTGCTAGTGGACGATGAGGGCACGTACCGCTGGATGGCCCCTGAGATGCTAAAGCGCAAGCCGTACAACCGGAAGGTGGATGTATATAGCTTTGGACTGCTGCTGTGGGAGATGGTGACCGGAAGAATTCCTTTCGAGAACCTCTCCCCAGTCCAGGTGGCTTATGCCGTTGCGAATAAT AACAAGAAAGTGATGGAGCCTCAAGATTACTGCCCAGCAGTAGTGAGACCCCTGATTGAGGAGTGCTGCGCGTTGCAGCCTGAGAAGAGGCCGGATTTGTGGCAGATTGTGAAAACCCTGGAGAAGATCCAGTCGGTTATGTCGCAGGGCGGCTGCCTGGACGCGCTGAGGAGCAGTGACCACAAGAAGGGGCTTAAGCACTGGATTCAGAAACTGAAGCCATCGCACAGCGCGTGA